A DNA window from Massilia putida contains the following coding sequences:
- a CDS encoding adenosine deaminase: MLNEQLRHVLQAMPKAELHIHIEGSLEPELIFELAQRNEVSLPYASVEALRQAYAFTNLQSFLDIYYAGASVLLTEQDFYDMTMAYLARAAADNVRHAEIFFDPQTHTARGVPFKTVVDGIWRACQEGPISATLIMCFLRHLSEEEAIATLEEALPFRDKIIGVGLDSSEVGHPPEKFARVFERARNLGLHLVAHAGEEGPPAYIESALDVLNVERIDHGVRCLEDPDLVARLVREQMALTVCPLSNLKLRVFDVMGDSNLRRLLDAGLVATVNSDDPAYFGGYVNENYLAAFDALPLDMRHARQLAKNSFSAAFLEPERKRAYLAEVDAFFDAAQAA, encoded by the coding sequence ATGCTGAACGAACAGCTGCGCCACGTGTTGCAGGCGATGCCGAAAGCAGAATTGCACATCCACATCGAAGGTTCCCTCGAGCCCGAGCTGATTTTTGAGCTGGCGCAAAGGAACGAGGTGTCGCTTCCATATGCATCCGTCGAAGCGTTGCGACAAGCGTACGCTTTCACTAACTTACAATCTTTCTTGGACATCTATTACGCCGGCGCAAGCGTCCTGTTGACCGAACAGGACTTCTACGACATGACGATGGCGTATCTGGCAAGGGCCGCGGCCGACAACGTCCGCCACGCCGAAATCTTCTTCGACCCGCAGACGCATACGGCGCGCGGCGTGCCGTTCAAGACGGTCGTCGACGGCATCTGGCGCGCCTGCCAGGAAGGACCCATCAGCGCGACCTTGATCATGTGCTTCCTGCGCCACCTGTCCGAGGAAGAAGCTATTGCCACGCTGGAAGAAGCGCTGCCGTTCCGCGACAAGATCATCGGCGTGGGCCTCGATTCATCCGAGGTCGGCCATCCGCCGGAAAAGTTCGCGCGTGTGTTCGAGCGCGCCCGCAACCTCGGCCTGCACCTCGTCGCGCATGCCGGCGAGGAAGGCCCGCCGGCCTATATCGAGAGCGCGCTGGACGTGCTGAACGTCGAACGCATCGACCACGGCGTGCGCTGCCTCGAGGATCCCGACCTGGTGGCGCGCCTGGTGCGCGAGCAGATGGCGCTGACCGTGTGCCCGCTGTCGAACCTCAAGCTGCGCGTATTCGACGTCATGGGCGACAGCAATCTGCGCCGCCTGCTCGACGCGGGGCTCGTCGCCACCGTGAACTCGGACGACCCGGCCTATTTCGGCGGCTACGTCAACGAGAACTACCTGGCCGCGTTCGACGCGCTGCCGCTCGACATGCGCCACGCGCGCCAGCTGGCGAAGAACAGTTTCAGCGCGGCCTTCCTCGAGCCCGAGCGCAAGCGCGCTTACCTTGCCGAAGTCGACGCGTTCTTCGACGCCGCCCAGGCGGCGTGA
- a CDS encoding ExbD/TolR family protein produces the protein MGMNVGSSGAKSADPEPMMEMNMTPLIDVMLVLIIMMIITIPKQNHSVNLNMPVGNPPPPTKEPVVITIDVDFDGTILWDNTPVPDRATLEAKLANVAAQPDQPEVHLRPNKLVEYKVVAGVMASAQRLGVTKIGMVGNEQFQ, from the coding sequence ATGGGTATGAACGTTGGTTCGTCCGGTGCTAAATCAGCCGATCCGGAACCGATGATGGAAATGAACATGACGCCGCTGATCGACGTCATGCTGGTGCTGATCATCATGATGATCATCACCATTCCAAAACAAAACCATTCGGTTAACTTGAATATGCCGGTTGGCAATCCGCCGCCGCCGACCAAGGAACCGGTAGTGATCACGATCGACGTGGACTTCGACGGTACTATCCTCTGGGATAACACCCCGGTTCCGGATCGTGCCACTCTCGAAGCAAAGCTGGCCAACGTGGCAGCCCAACCTGATCAGCCGGAAGTGCATCTGCGTCCGAACAAGCTGGTCGAATACAAGGTTGTCGCTGGCGTGATGGCATCGGCCCAGCGTCTTGGCGTGACCAAGATCGGCATGGTCGGTAACGAACAGTTCCAGTAA
- a CDS encoding MotA/TolQ/ExbB proton channel family protein, whose protein sequence is MFKNTRLSATVAALLFSVTAASALVSAPAFADAPASAAASAPAAAPAADAAAPAADAAASAPAAAPAAGGEAKKEEVENPFGPAAVWNGGVVSRGTLIILAIMSMGSWYIMITKLIDQMKIFKQSKETNQKFWKAPSIAAGSAQLTDGSPFRFIAETGTKATQHHDGALLEQIDLSTWVTMQIQRAVDKVQSRLQDGLSFLATVGSTAPFIGLFGTVWGIYNALTNIGMTGNASIDKVAGPVGEALIMTAFGLFVAVPAVLGYNWLVRRNKAAMEDVRSFGADVHSVLISGAMHTSEAARAQGASTAKKVG, encoded by the coding sequence ATGTTTAAGAATACCCGTTTGTCCGCTACCGTTGCGGCTCTCCTGTTCTCGGTCACTGCGGCATCGGCACTGGTGTCCGCTCCGGCCTTCGCCGACGCTCCGGCTTCGGCAGCAGCGAGCGCCCCGGCAGCGGCACCGGCGGCTGACGCAGCAGCACCGGCAGCCGACGCTGCCGCTTCGGCACCGGCAGCGGCTCCGGCAGCTGGCGGCGAAGCCAAGAAAGAAGAAGTCGAGAACCCGTTCGGCCCCGCGGCTGTGTGGAACGGCGGCGTCGTGTCGCGCGGCACGCTGATCATCCTGGCGATCATGTCGATGGGTTCCTGGTACATCATGATCACCAAACTGATCGACCAGATGAAGATCTTCAAGCAGTCGAAGGAAACCAACCAGAAGTTCTGGAAAGCCCCGTCGATCGCCGCAGGCTCCGCTCAACTGACCGACGGCTCGCCGTTCCGCTTCATCGCTGAAACCGGCACCAAGGCAACCCAGCACCACGACGGCGCTCTGCTCGAGCAGATCGACCTGTCGACCTGGGTGACCATGCAGATCCAGCGCGCCGTGGACAAAGTCCAGTCGCGTCTGCAGGATGGCCTGTCGTTCCTGGCAACCGTCGGCTCGACCGCACCGTTCATCGGTCTGTTCGGTACCGTCTGGGGTATCTACAACGCACTGACCAACATCGGTATGACCGGTAACGCATCGATCGACAAGGTCGCAGGTCCGGTGGGTGAAGCACTGATCATGACCGCATTCGGTCTGTTCGTCGCAGTTCCGGCCGTTCTGGGCTACAACTGGCTGGTCCGTCGCAACAAGGCGGCAATGGAAGACGTCCGCTCGTTCGGCGCTGACGTGCACTCGGTCCTGATCTCGGGCGCAATGCACACCTCGGAAGCTGCACGTGCTCAAGGCGCCAGCACCGCTAAAAAGGTTGGCTAA
- a CDS encoding ExbD/TolR family protein — MSMSVGSDSGDEDAVMSEINTTPLVDVMLVLLIIFLITSPVVLHLQKINLPIETNQVVKTTPEDVNIVVNKDGEMYWNQKQLNNTDELFEFLAKESVKVPQPEVKIRGDQQTRYEAIGKVLYTAQRAGIQKVGFITEPPDKG, encoded by the coding sequence ATGAGCATGAGTGTTGGCTCCGATAGCGGAGATGAAGATGCAGTGATGTCAGAGATCAACACCACGCCCCTCGTGGACGTGATGCTGGTTCTTCTGATCATCTTTCTGATCACCAGCCCGGTTGTCCTCCACCTGCAGAAGATTAACCTGCCGATCGAGACCAACCAGGTTGTCAAGACCACGCCGGAAGACGTGAACATCGTCGTCAACAAAGATGGCGAGATGTACTGGAACCAGAAGCAGCTGAACAACACCGACGAACTGTTCGAATTCCTGGCCAAGGAATCGGTGAAAGTCCCGCAGCCGGAAGTGAAGATTCGTGGCGACCAGCAAACCCGCTACGAAGCCATCGGCAAGGTGCTCTACACGGCCCAGCGTGCCGGGATTCAGAAGGTCGGTTTCATCACCGAACCGCCTGATAAGGGCTGA
- a CDS encoding bifunctional riboflavin kinase/FAD synthetase, with amino-acid sequence MKVFRGLPNDRARAPCALTIGNFDGVHRGHQALLAHVTANARRLGLEAAVMTFEPHPREYFAQRSGDMSKAPARIANLRDKLESLGNAGVDRVIVEHFNEHFASMSPEEFTERVLVEGLHVKWLMVGDDFCYGARRAGNVALLAEAGKRYGFEVHSLPAVLHDSTRISSSAVRAALAAGDFDATRALLGHPYSMSGHVIHGQKLGRTLGFPTLNLRVAHRPALAGIFVVQVHGLADQPLPAVASLGVRPTVEDAGRMLLEVHIFDWAQPCYGKLVRVEFLAKLRDEEKYVDLATLTAAIECDAQQARAWFARRAGALTATDRI; translated from the coding sequence ATGAAGGTATTTCGCGGACTTCCCAACGACAGGGCACGCGCGCCTTGCGCACTCACGATCGGCAACTTCGACGGTGTCCACCGCGGGCACCAGGCACTGCTGGCCCACGTGACAGCGAACGCCCGCCGCCTCGGGCTGGAAGCCGCCGTGATGACCTTCGAACCCCATCCGCGCGAATATTTCGCCCAGCGTAGCGGCGATATGTCAAAGGCGCCGGCGCGTATCGCCAACCTGCGCGACAAGCTCGAATCGCTGGGCAATGCCGGCGTCGACCGCGTCATCGTCGAGCACTTCAACGAGCATTTCGCGTCGATGTCGCCGGAAGAATTCACCGAGCGCGTGCTCGTCGAGGGCTTGCACGTGAAATGGCTGATGGTCGGCGACGACTTTTGCTATGGCGCCCGCCGCGCCGGCAACGTCGCCCTGCTGGCCGAGGCCGGCAAACGCTACGGCTTCGAAGTGCACAGCCTGCCGGCCGTGCTGCACGACTCCACCCGGATCTCGTCCTCGGCCGTGCGCGCCGCCCTCGCCGCCGGCGATTTCGACGCCACGCGCGCCCTGCTCGGCCACCCGTATTCGATGTCCGGCCACGTGATCCATGGCCAGAAGCTGGGCCGTACGCTCGGCTTCCCGACCTTGAACCTGCGCGTGGCGCACCGCCCCGCGCTGGCCGGCATCTTCGTCGTGCAGGTGCACGGCCTCGCCGATCAGCCGCTGCCGGCCGTCGCCAGCCTCGGCGTGCGTCCGACCGTCGAAGACGCCGGCCGCATGCTGCTGGAAGTCCATATCTTCGACTGGGCGCAGCCGTGCTACGGCAAGCTCGTGCGCGTGGAATTCCTCGCCAAGCTGCGCGACGAGGAAAAATACGTCGACCTCGCTACGCTCACGGCCGCCATCGAGTGCGATGCCCAGCAGGCTCGCGCCTGGTTCGCGCGGCGCGCCGGCGCCCTCACGGCCACCGACCGAATTTGA
- a CDS encoding YeaH/YhbH family protein gives MTYLIDRRLQGKNKSAVNRERFLRRYKAQIKDAVGRAIKGRSITDVENGEKVSIPVKDVSEPHFGHAHGGVWETVNPGNTEYQKGDTINRPRGGGGGAGRGKAGNSEQTTEDDFIFELSREEFMNYFFEDLELPNMVKTQLTQVVEYKNQRAGYNISGTPSNIHVLRSLRGALGRRIAVGGPSRKQLTALEHQLRDLQEQGVEDDDPIVLDLKHKIHHLHTRLLAIPFIDPIDLRYSNRIKIPKPSTAAVMFCIMDVSGSMDESRKDTAKRFFILLYLFLKRVYEHIDVVFIRHHTAAAEVDENEFFHSRESGGTVVSSALHLLNKVISERYSNGDWNSYVAQASDGDNWDNDSVLCRQILTNAIMPKVQYYTYVEITDGPPQNLWEQYAEVAATHQNFAMQKIVTPADIYPVFRELFKKQPK, from the coding sequence TTGACTTACCTCATCGACCGACGCTTGCAGGGCAAGAACAAGTCTGCGGTCAACCGCGAACGATTCTTGCGTCGCTATAAGGCGCAAATCAAGGATGCGGTGGGCCGGGCGATCAAGGGTCGCTCGATCACCGACGTTGAAAATGGCGAGAAAGTTTCGATTCCCGTCAAGGATGTGAGCGAGCCGCATTTCGGGCACGCACATGGCGGTGTCTGGGAAACCGTCAACCCCGGCAATACCGAATACCAGAAAGGCGACACGATCAACCGTCCCCGCGGCGGTGGCGGCGGCGCCGGACGCGGCAAGGCCGGCAACAGCGAGCAGACGACCGAAGACGATTTCATCTTCGAGCTCAGCCGCGAAGAATTCATGAACTACTTCTTCGAAGACCTCGAGCTGCCGAATATGGTCAAGACGCAGCTGACCCAGGTCGTCGAATACAAGAACCAGCGCGCCGGCTACAACATCTCCGGCACACCGTCGAACATTCACGTGCTGCGCTCCCTGCGCGGCGCGCTCGGCCGGCGCATCGCGGTGGGCGGTCCGTCCCGCAAGCAACTGACGGCGCTCGAACACCAGTTGCGCGATCTGCAGGAGCAAGGGGTGGAGGATGACGACCCCATCGTGCTGGACCTCAAGCACAAGATCCACCACCTGCACACGCGCCTGCTGGCGATCCCGTTCATCGATCCGATCGACCTGCGCTACAGCAACCGGATCAAGATCCCGAAGCCGTCCACGGCGGCCGTCATGTTCTGCATCATGGACGTGTCCGGATCGATGGACGAAAGCCGCAAGGACACCGCCAAGCGCTTCTTCATCCTGCTGTACCTGTTCCTCAAGCGGGTCTACGAACACATCGACGTCGTCTTCATCCGCCACCACACGGCCGCGGCCGAGGTCGACGAAAACGAGTTCTTCCACTCGCGCGAATCGGGCGGTACCGTCGTGTCGTCGGCGCTGCACCTGTTGAACAAGGTCATCAGCGAGCGCTACAGCAATGGCGACTGGAACAGCTACGTGGCGCAGGCCTCGGACGGCGACAACTGGGACAACGATTCCGTGCTGTGCAGGCAGATCCTGACCAATGCGATCATGCCCAAGGTCCAGTACTACACCTATGTCGAGATCACCGACGGACCGCCCCAGAACCTGTGGGAACAGTACGCCGAGGTGGCGGCCACGCACCAGAACTTCGCCATGCAGAAGATCGTGACGCCGGCCGACATCTACCCGGTGTTCCGCGAATTGTTCAAGAAGCAGCCCAAGTAG
- a CDS encoding PrkA family serine protein kinase, with the protein MTIFDNYAARYERTREEEYSLSEYLQLCKKDPLTYASAPERMLAAIGEPTLVDTRLDPRLSRIFANKVIKVYPAFREFYGMEEVIEQVVSYFRHAAQGLEERKQILYLLGPVGGGKSSIAEKLKHLMEQVPFYALKGSPVNESPLGLFNEEEDGAILEEDYGIPRRFLRAIPSPWAVKRLHEYGGDINKFRVVKRYPSILKQVAISKTEPGDENNQDISSLVGKVDIRKLEDYAQDDPDAYSYSGGLCLANQGLMEFVEMFKAPIKVLHPLLTATQEGNYKGTEGFGAIPFEGIILAHSNESEWKTFRNNRNNEAFLDRIYIVKVPYCLRVSDEIKIYDKLLRNSSLDKAPCAPGTLRMMAQFAILSRLKDPENSSIYSKMLVYDGENLKDTDPKAKSLHEYVDYAGVDEGMNGLSTRFAFKILSKVFNFDNTEVAANPVHLLYVLEQQIEREQFPGETEQRYMSYIKEHLANRYVDFIGKEIQTAYLESYSEYGQNIFDRYVTFADFWIQDQEFRDPDTGESFDRETLNAELEKIEKPAGISNPKDFRNEIVNFALRARATNGGKNPAWTSYEKFRTVIEKKMFSNTEELLPVISFNAKASAEDATKHADFVARMVEKGYTPKQVRLLCEWYLRVRKSS; encoded by the coding sequence ATGACCATTTTTGATAACTACGCAGCCCGCTATGAGCGTACCCGGGAAGAGGAATACTCCCTGTCTGAGTACCTTCAGCTTTGCAAAAAAGATCCCCTGACTTACGCCAGCGCTCCCGAGCGCATGCTGGCCGCAATCGGCGAACCCACCCTGGTCGACACCCGCCTCGACCCGCGCCTGTCGCGCATCTTCGCCAACAAGGTCATCAAGGTTTATCCCGCTTTCCGTGAGTTCTACGGCATGGAGGAAGTGATCGAACAGGTCGTTTCCTATTTCCGTCACGCGGCCCAGGGCCTCGAAGAGCGCAAGCAGATTCTTTATCTGCTGGGACCGGTCGGCGGCGGCAAATCGTCCATCGCGGAAAAACTGAAGCACCTGATGGAACAGGTGCCGTTCTATGCGCTGAAAGGCTCGCCGGTGAACGAATCGCCGCTCGGCCTGTTCAACGAGGAAGAGGACGGCGCCATCCTCGAAGAAGACTACGGCATCCCGCGCCGCTTCCTGCGCGCGATTCCGAGCCCGTGGGCCGTGAAGCGTCTGCACGAATACGGCGGCGACATCAACAAGTTCCGCGTCGTCAAACGCTATCCGTCGATCCTCAAGCAGGTCGCGATCTCGAAGACGGAACCGGGCGACGAAAACAACCAGGATATTTCTTCGCTGGTCGGCAAGGTCGACATCCGCAAACTGGAAGACTACGCGCAGGACGATCCGGATGCGTACAGCTATTCCGGCGGCCTGTGCCTGGCGAACCAGGGCCTGATGGAATTCGTCGAGATGTTCAAGGCGCCCATCAAAGTGCTGCACCCGCTGCTGACGGCGACGCAGGAAGGCAATTACAAGGGCACCGAGGGCTTCGGCGCGATCCCGTTCGAAGGCATCATCCTGGCGCACTCGAACGAATCGGAGTGGAAGACCTTCCGCAACAACCGCAACAACGAGGCATTCCTCGACCGTATCTATATCGTCAAGGTGCCCTACTGCCTGCGTGTGTCGGACGAGATCAAGATCTACGACAAGCTGCTGCGCAATTCCTCGCTGGATAAAGCGCCATGCGCACCGGGGACGCTGCGCATGATGGCCCAGTTCGCGATCCTGTCGCGCCTGAAGGATCCGGAAAACTCGAGCATCTATTCGAAGATGCTGGTCTACGACGGCGAGAACCTCAAGGACACCGATCCCAAGGCCAAGTCGCTGCACGAATACGTCGACTATGCCGGCGTGGACGAAGGCATGAACGGCCTGTCGACCCGCTTCGCCTTCAAGATCCTGTCCAAGGTCTTCAACTTCGACAATACCGAAGTGGCGGCGAACCCGGTGCACCTGCTGTATGTGCTGGAACAGCAGATCGAGCGCGAGCAATTCCCGGGCGAGACCGAGCAGCGCTACATGTCGTATATCAAGGAGCACCTGGCGAACCGCTACGTCGACTTCATCGGCAAGGAGATCCAGACGGCCTACCTGGAAAGCTATTCCGAGTATGGCCAGAACATCTTCGACCGCTATGTCACGTTCGCCGATTTCTGGATCCAGGACCAGGAATTCCGCGATCCGGACACGGGCGAGAGCTTCGACCGCGAGACGCTGAACGCCGAGCTCGAGAAGATCGAGAAGCCGGCCGGCATCTCGAACCCGAAGGATTTCCGCAACGAAATCGTCAACTTCGCGCTGCGCGCACGGGCGACGAACGGTGGCAAGAATCCTGCGTGGACCAGCTATGAGAAGTTCCGCACCGTGATCGAGAAGAAAATGTTCTCGAATACCGAGGAACTGCTGCCGGTGATTTCGTTTAACGCGAAGGCCAGTGCCGAAGATGCAACCAAGCACGCCGACTTCGTTGCCCGTATGGTCGAAAAAGGCTATACGCCGAAACAGGTTCGTTTGTTATGCGAGTGGTACTTGCGCGTACGCAAGTCCTCATAA
- a CDS encoding energy transducer TonB: protein MNFSHEKNPGKNLTGIAIVVVLHLIVAYGIVTGLGKKMISKVTEAVETKIVEDVKPPPPPETPPPPPPPEMKAPPPPFIPPVEVQVQTPPPQQNVIANATQTKPATNEIIKAPPAPPNAPPATKPAGPARTPAVADFNTCSKPEYPKSSLRNEETGVSTISFLIGADGGVKDSKVTKSSGFRDLDKAAQLALGKCRFKPATENGQAIESWQPVQYVWTLE from the coding sequence ATGAATTTTTCGCATGAGAAGAACCCCGGGAAGAATTTGACTGGTATCGCCATTGTCGTCGTCTTGCACCTGATCGTTGCTTACGGGATCGTCACTGGTCTCGGCAAAAAGATGATCAGCAAGGTGACCGAGGCAGTGGAGACCAAGATCGTTGAAGACGTAAAACCGCCGCCACCTCCGGAGACGCCGCCACCGCCGCCGCCGCCGGAAATGAAGGCGCCGCCTCCGCCGTTCATCCCGCCGGTGGAAGTGCAAGTGCAGACCCCGCCGCCGCAGCAGAATGTGATCGCCAACGCGACGCAGACGAAACCGGCGACGAACGAAATCATCAAGGCACCGCCGGCACCACCGAACGCGCCCCCGGCAACCAAGCCGGCCGGCCCGGCCCGGACCCCGGCAGTTGCAGACTTCAATACGTGCTCGAAGCCGGAGTATCCGAAATCGTCGCTGCGTAACGAAGAAACGGGTGTGTCGACGATCTCGTTCCTGATTGGTGCGGACGGCGGCGTGAAGGATTCCAAGGTCACGAAGTCCAGCGGCTTCCGCGACCTGGATAAGGCTGCTCAGCTGGCACTGGGCAAGTGCCGGTTCAAACCGGCAACTGAGAACGGCCAGGCCATCGAGTCCTGGCAGCCGGTACAGTACGTCTGGACGCTGGAATAA
- a CDS encoding SpoVR family protein encodes MPRDPNNPRALPEQSEWTFDLIEQAHEEIRRVARKFGLDTYPNQLEIITAEQMMDAYTSVGMPVSYNHWSFGKHFLTTEKSYKRGQMGLAYEIVINSNPCIAYLMEENSLTMQALVIAHAAYGHNSFFKGNYLFRTWTDADAIVDYMVFAKNYIAECEQRHGIDAVEELLDSCHAIQNYGVDRYKRPAKLSVAQEAARQKEREEYMQSQVNELWRTLPRREEQIKDQPPPRFPPEPEENLLYFIEKYAPLLEPWQRELVRITRKISQYFYPQRQTQVMNEGWATFWHYTILQELYKEGIVGDGFMLEFLQSHTNVVYQPPATSPYYNGINPYALGFAMMTDIKRICEDPTDEDRVWFPDIAGSDWLKTLDFAMRNFKDESFIAQYLSPKLIREFHFFAVLDDDRSDKLTISAIHDEAGYRYVRQQLADQYNIGNREPNIQVWQVNTRDDRALTLRHTQFQRRPLNQQAHEVLKHVARLWGFDVRLETVDPSGRVVSSLECRREKRARY; translated from the coding sequence ATGCCAAGAGACCCCAACAACCCGCGCGCCCTGCCCGAGCAGTCCGAATGGACGTTCGACCTGATCGAGCAGGCGCACGAGGAAATCCGCCGGGTGGCCAGGAAGTTCGGCCTGGACACCTACCCCAACCAACTCGAGATCATCACGGCCGAGCAGATGATGGACGCGTACACGTCCGTCGGCATGCCCGTGTCGTACAACCACTGGTCCTTCGGCAAGCATTTCCTGACGACGGAAAAGAGCTATAAGCGGGGCCAGATGGGGCTCGCCTATGAAATCGTCATCAACTCGAATCCCTGCATCGCTTATCTGATGGAGGAAAACAGTCTGACGATGCAGGCGCTCGTGATCGCGCACGCGGCCTATGGCCACAATTCCTTCTTCAAAGGCAATTATCTGTTCCGGACCTGGACCGATGCCGACGCCATCGTCGACTATATGGTCTTTGCGAAGAACTATATTGCCGAGTGCGAACAGCGGCACGGCATCGACGCCGTCGAAGAGCTGCTCGATTCCTGCCATGCGATCCAGAATTATGGCGTCGACCGCTACAAGCGGCCAGCCAAGCTGTCGGTCGCGCAGGAAGCGGCGCGCCAGAAAGAGCGCGAGGAATACATGCAGTCGCAGGTCAACGAGTTGTGGCGCACCCTGCCGCGGCGCGAGGAACAGATCAAGGACCAGCCGCCGCCGCGCTTCCCGCCCGAGCCCGAGGAAAACCTGCTCTACTTTATCGAGAAGTACGCGCCGCTGCTGGAACCCTGGCAGCGCGAACTCGTCAGAATCACGCGCAAGATCTCGCAGTATTTCTATCCGCAGCGCCAGACCCAGGTCATGAACGAGGGCTGGGCGACCTTCTGGCACTACACGATCTTGCAGGAACTCTATAAAGAAGGGATCGTCGGCGACGGTTTCATGCTGGAATTCCTCCAGAGCCACACGAACGTCGTCTACCAGCCGCCGGCCACCAGTCCTTATTACAACGGCATTAATCCCTATGCGCTCGGGTTTGCGATGATGACGGACATCAAGCGTATCTGCGAAGACCCGACGGACGAGGACCGGGTCTGGTTCCCCGACATCGCCGGCAGCGACTGGCTCAAGACCCTCGATTTCGCCATGCGCAACTTCAAGGACGAGAGCTTCATCGCCCAGTACCTGTCGCCCAAGCTGATCCGGGAATTCCACTTCTTCGCCGTACTGGACGACGACCGCAGCGACAAGCTGACGATTTCGGCCATCCACGACGAGGCCGGGTACCGCTACGTGCGCCAGCAGCTGGCCGATCAATACAATATCGGCAACCGCGAGCCGAACATCCAGGTCTGGCAAGTCAACACGCGGGACGACCGGGCGCTCACGCTACGTCATACACAGTTCCAGCGCCGCCCCCTGAACCAGCAGGCGCATGAGGTTCTCAAGCACGTCGCACGTCTTTGGGGGTTCGATGTGCGCCTCGAGACCGTTGACCCATCCGGGCGTGTCGTCAGCAGCCTGGAGTGCCGCCGCGAGAAGCGCGCACGTTACTGA
- a CDS encoding tetratricopeptide repeat protein: protein MSKFRLAHLGLVLAALGFTAAAPVVGLAPAYAAETLRPEIGKPLQEAQQLMKSGKNKEAMAKLRELDKVGGKSANETYLIERTRAGAASASGDYEAAAKAFEYLIGSGKLSAAEKAQFSEGLIGIYMRAGDLGKANAAIERQLKEHDDPKLRAYLMQNYYKQGNIKALEEELRSAEKNGRLSEDQLGMLANIQLKKNDKAGYVNTIEKLAANYPKAQYWTDLLNRVQGKPGFSGRLSVDVYRLKLANNLMKKPSEFMEMAQLVLQAGAPAEALKVIDKGYKAGALGTGPDAARHQRLKDLAEKTLADQNKNLAATEAQLTKDGNDDGLASLGYALVQSGQVDKGLKMMEAASKSKDLKHPEDVKLHLGEAYAVAGKKSQAISTLKSVGGTDGTADLARYFIMAINKPISG from the coding sequence ATGTCCAAATTCCGCCTCGCACATCTCGGCCTCGTTCTGGCCGCACTCGGATTCACCGCCGCTGCACCGGTCGTCGGCCTGGCTCCCGCCTACGCGGCTGAGACCCTTCGCCCGGAAATCGGCAAGCCTCTGCAGGAAGCCCAGCAGCTGATGAAATCGGGCAAGAACAAGGAAGCCATGGCCAAGCTGCGCGAGCTCGACAAGGTCGGCGGCAAGTCGGCGAACGAAACGTACCTGATCGAACGCACCCGCGCCGGTGCCGCCTCGGCTTCCGGCGACTACGAAGCCGCCGCCAAGGCCTTCGAATACCTGATCGGTTCGGGCAAGCTGTCGGCCGCTGAAAAAGCCCAGTTCTCGGAAGGCCTGATCGGCATCTACATGCGTGCCGGCGACCTCGGCAAGGCCAACGCCGCCATCGAACGCCAGCTCAAGGAACACGACGATCCCAAGCTGCGCGCCTACCTGATGCAGAACTATTACAAGCAGGGCAACATCAAAGCCCTGGAAGAAGAACTGCGTTCCGCCGAGAAGAACGGCCGTCTGAGCGAAGACCAGCTGGGCATGCTGGCCAACATCCAGCTCAAGAAGAACGACAAGGCTGGCTACGTCAACACCATCGAAAAACTGGCTGCCAACTATCCGAAAGCCCAATACTGGACCGACCTGCTGAACCGTGTGCAGGGCAAGCCGGGTTTCTCGGGTCGCCTGTCCGTGGACGTCTACCGTCTCAAGCTGGCCAACAACCTGATGAAGAAGCCGAGCGAGTTCATGGAAATGGCCCAGCTCGTGCTGCAGGCCGGCGCACCGGCTGAAGCCCTGAAGGTCATCGACAAAGGCTACAAGGCAGGCGCACTGGGCACCGGCCCGGACGCCGCCCGTCACCAGCGCCTGAAGGACCTGGCCGAGAAGACCCTGGCCGACCAGAACAAGAACCTGGCCGCCACCGAAGCCCAGCTGACCAAGGACGGCAACGACGACGGCCTGGCCTCGCTGGGTTACGCACTGGTCCAGTCGGGCCAGGTCGACAAGGGCCTGAAGATGATGGAAGCCGCTTCGAAATCCAAGGACCTGAAGCACCCGGAAGACGTCAAGCTGCACCTGGGTGAGGCGTATGCCGTCGCCGGCAAGAAGTCGCAGGCCATCAGCACGCTGAAGTCCGTCGGCGGTACCGACGGCACGGCGGATCTGGCCCGTTACTTCATCATGGCGATCAACAAGCCGATCTCCGGCTAA